A single genomic interval of Daucus carota subsp. sativus chromosome 1, DH1 v3.0, whole genome shotgun sequence harbors:
- the LOC108220906 gene encoding uncharacterized protein LOC108220906: MREGKIAVGPRLKWGTWEELVLGSAVLRHGNKDWNVIASELRVRTVYPFSFTPEACKAKYKDLRRRYSGCKAWFEELRRCRMKELKLELKKTAESIGSLEAKLKRLKTSKKEDCEVDYDTSRTESPEPVPKTELIDYSAKETSKDSLSAGSYTQDFRSSFSPDCRITELESTPEMETRPKRLESDEHETLMSIKIEGLMNEKVSTVRKRRGKRKRKDCNMEIREGSIAESEHFHQANVQTISSWKETSTSGCGQIVKSSSVDGHNKDLFRGTSGGLMGFFSVVAESKHALVFKRRLDGQKRARYKRIIRQHMDLDTIKSRIDSGTIKSIKELFRDLLLLANNALIFYSKRTREYKSAFSLRELLMKEIRQQCRDSLNISSSIVHFSPMCSTPVRPRSFRPRPEKSKFSAKPTETAGGVAGTLLGNKRVGDASPSTPSLALQSSVMARKSPGAPQGYLKLRHADTSSTPLGSLTMAKKHVGISVGSKKPNNADSNLPKQSMPVAKKGVSPQGKIVRPNSNNHRSKTVAMKERKRAGQKITGL, encoded by the exons ATGAGGGAGGGGAAGATAGCGGTGGGGCCCAGGTTGAAGTGGGGTACATGGGAGGAGCTTGTATTGGGAAGCGCGGTTTTGAGGCACGGGAATAAGGATTGGAATGTGATTGCTTCGGAGCTCCGGGTCCGAACCGTTTACCCGTTTAGCTTCACCCCTGAG GCTTGTAAAGCAAAGTATAAGGACTTGCGAAGGCGTTACTCTGGCTGCAA GGCTTGGTTTGAAGAACTAAGGAGATGCCGGATGAAAGAGCTGAAGCTAGAATTGAAGAAAACTGCAGAATCGATCGG ATCTCTTGAGGCGAAGCTAAAGAGGCTTAAGACTTCGAAAAAAGAGGACTGTGAGGTTGATTATGATACCAGCCGGACAGAATCTCCTGAACCTGTACCAAAGACCGAGCTCATTGACTATTCTGCTAAAGAAACTTCCAAGGACAGTTTATCTGCTGGAAGTTACACTCAGGATTTCAGGTCAAGCTTTTCCCCTGATTGTCGAATTACAGAACTAGAATCAACTCCAGAGATGGAAACAAGGCCAAAGAGATTGGAGTCCGATGAGCATGAGACACTTATGAGCATAAAGATAGAAGGGCTAATGAATGAAAAAGTAAGTACTGTAAGAAAGAGGAGAGGTAAAAGAAAGAGGAAAGATTGCAATATGGAAATCAGAGAAGGCAGCATTGCAGAAAGTGAACATTTTCACCAAGCTAACGTTCAAACTATTTCATCTTGGAAGGAAACCTCGACCAGTGGCTGTGGTCAAATAGTCAAATCTTCCTCTGTAGATGGTCACAATAAAGACTTATTTAGGGGGACAAGTGGCGGCTTGATGGGGTTTTTTAGTGTTGTTGCAGAGAGCAAGCATGCACTGGTCTTTAAGCGAAGACTTGATGGCCAG AAGAGGGCAAGGTACAAGAGAATAATACGACAGCACATGGATCTCGATACAATTAAGTCGAGAATTGATAGTGGCACCATCAAATCAATTAAAGAACTCTTCAGGGACTTACTTCTGCTAGCCAATAATGCGCTGATCTTTTACTCGAAAAGAACACGTGAATACAAGTCGGCCTTTTCCCTCAGAGAACTTCTCATGAAAGAAATAAGACAACAGTGCAGGGATTCCCTCAATATCTCCTCGTCCATTGTACATTTCTCACCAATGTGCAGTACTCCTGTAAGACCAAGAAGTTTTCGCCCCCGACCAGAGAAATCAAAGTTTTCTGCCAAGCCAACTGAAACTGCAGGTGGTGTTGCTGGAACTCTGCTCGGTAATAAAAGGGTAGGCGATGCGAGTCCTAGTACTCCATCACTCGCATTGCAGTCATCTGTGATGGCAAGAAAAAGCCCTGGAGCTCCACAGGGGTACCTGAAACTGCGACATGCTGATACCAGCTCTACTCCTTTAGGGTCCCTGACGATGGCGAAGAAACATGTAGGAATATCTGTTGGCTCCAAAAAACCAAACAATGCTGATTCTAATCTTCCAAAGCAGTCAATGCCGGTGGCTAAGAAAGGTGTCAGTCCTCAGGGAAAGATAGTGCGGCCAAACTCCAATAACCATCGATCTAAAACTGTCGCAATGAAGGAAAGAAAACGAGCTGGACAGAAGATTACTGGTTTGTAG